Proteins encoded by one window of Crassostrea angulata isolate pt1a10 chromosome 9, ASM2561291v2, whole genome shotgun sequence:
- the LOC128164303 gene encoding piggyBac transposable element-derived protein 4-like yields the protein MGRARGQRQSIPLGQGVVERLTESLVGKNFHVFFDSFFTSVSLARVLLAKRIFSCGTIVRNRKGFPSDLKSLPPLNRGDFLTRQDGNLTATVWMDTRPVAVLATNSSPLQESAPVSRRLKNGSTVVVRRPQSFANYQTYFRGVDLFDQLRSKYSIGRQSRKWWKYLLHFLINVAIIDAFIIFKESGQSRKNRYSQQDFRLALAEELIGNFSGRKEPKPTHKPYICQVG from the exons ATGGGAAGAGCACGTGGTCAGCGACAGAGCATTCCATTAGGCCAGGGCGTGGTAGAAAGACTTACAGAGAGTCTGGTTGGAAAGAATTTCCATGTATTTTTTGACAGCTTCTTCACATCGGTCAGTCTTGCTAGAGTTCTTTTGGCTAAAAGAATCTTCTCCTGTGGAACTATTGTAAGGAACAGAAAAGGTTTTCCAAGTGACCTGAAGTCGCTCCCCCCACTCAATAGAGGAGATTTTCTTACAAG aCAGGATGGAAATTTAACGGCGACTGTCTGGATGGATACTAGACCTGTGGCTGTTTTAGCCACAAATTCCTCGCCGCTACAGGAAAGTGCCCCCGTCTCACGGAGACTCAAGAACGGATCAACTGTTGTTGTTCGCAGACCCCAGTCTTTTGCAAATTACCAAACCTATTTTCGTGGGGTTGACCTTTTTGATCAATTACGATCAAAGTACAGCATAGGCAGACAGAGCCGGAAGTGGTGGAAATACCTGCTGCATTTCCTCATCAATGTAGCCATCATTGATGCCTTTATCATTTTCAAAGAGAGTGGCCAGTCAAGGAAAAACCGATACAGTCAACAGGATTTTCGATTAGCATTAGCAGAGGAGCTGATTGGAAATTTTTCTGGTAGAAAGGAACCAAAACCAACTCACAAACCATATATTTGTCAGGTTGGGTAG
- the LOC128162329 gene encoding uncharacterized protein LOC128162329, whose product MSSESLSEIIAAGKELGYTDQELKDYVKEQQDRLRDEIILLREREKEERAYILELERLDQAVKLKEIESKLELEMKMSQGNVKSVDTDSGIKARMPKIPPFDERHDEMDSYLRRFERYATVQHWDRSTWATSLSALLCGKALDVYALMSSETAQNYDELKSALLRRYDLTEDGFKRKFRSSRPEPDQFSESRNTNALNLCQKSFRKQLSVDVKGKDNVKNSKNPQMEKQKPFVPISERKCYLCERKGHIAPNCPTKGKSKFSGAVLNDAEDHERSRVIAKLSSYLYQLVMLMDDLLHYCVTLDAKTLCTKKVVPVAKIDIDSPYLTGRYNVWCMDNPVFDLIIGEVSEARNPYDPNPEWESVLAVETRQQRREKEKPHPPLKVPDIVVDDIQPDDIHREQEVDPILSGIRENVKERKTSPDGKVTWFSKNGLMYREFKGDKTYIQLIVPSKYRNTVMRLAHESIMSGHLATSKTINRILTEFYWPGMKSEIKRFCRSCDTCQRTLPKGRVSKVPLVKMPLIDVPFKRVAVDIVGPLHPPADKGNRYILTLVDYASRYPEAIALAGIDTERVAEALVEIFSRIGVPEEMLTDMGSQFTSALMKEVSRLISMRQLTTTPYHPICNGLVERFNGTLKQMLKKMCIDRPKDWDKYLPALLFAYRDVPQDSLGFSPFDLVYARPVRGPMTILKELWTKEIKDPEIKTTYQYVLDLRDRLESTCELAHRTLEESSARYKKNYDKKTRSRSLKAREKVLILLPTDSNKLLMQWKGPFVVRNKLNRVDYEIDVNGKSTTFHINLLKQYVERDPEDGNLLSLVTAETIDDEQPIEYFSFPKSESYLNVDTNADLQESQQERIQEVLREYTDVFTDIPDSTNVLNHEVRTTTDKPVRIAPRQLPYSMVETINEISSSRFIKCRELHR is encoded by the exons ATGTCAAGCGAAAGTTTGAGCGAAATCATAGCAGCGGGAAAAGAATTAGGTTACACTGATCAAGAGTTGAAAGATTATGTAAAAGAGCAGCAAGATAGGCTAAGAGATGAGATAATTCttttgagagaaagagagaaggaAGAGAGAGCGTATATATTAGAATTAGAGAGATTGGATCAGGCAGTGAAATTGAAAGAAATAGAAAGTAAGCTTGAACTTGAGATGAAGATGAGTCAAGGTAATGTTAAAAGTGTAGATACAGATTCGGGTATTAAAGCAAGAATGCCTAAAATTCCGCCGTTTGATGAAAGACATGATGAAATGGATAGCTATCTTAGACGGTTTGAGCGGTACGCTACGGTCCAACATTGGGATAGGAGTACGTGGGCAACTAGTCTTAGTGCGTTATTGTGTGGGAAAGCATTAGATGTGTACGCTTTAATGTCTTCCGAAACTGCTCAAAATTATGACGAACTAAAGTCAGCACTTCTTCGTCGATATGATCTGACGGAAGATGGATTCAAGAGAAAGTTCAGATCCAGTAGACCTGAACCAG ATCAGTTTTCAGAATCTCGAAACACTAATGCGTTAAATCTCTGTCAAAAATCTTTCAGGAAACAACTAAGTGTTGATGTGAAAGGTAAggataatgttaaaaatagtAAGAACCCTCAGatggaaaaacaaaaaccgTTCGTACCAATATCAGAGCGGAAGTGCTATCTTTGTGAACGGAAGGGACACATAGCACCCAACTGCCCTACAAAAGGAAAAAGTAAGTTTTCTGGAGCCGTTCTCAACGATGCAGAGGACCATGAGCGATCA CGTGTCATAGCAAAACTCAGCAGTTACCTCTATCAGCTGGTTATGTTAATGGACGACCTGTTACATTACTGCGTGACACTGGATGCAAAAACATTGTG TACAAAGAAGGTAGTCCCTGTCGCCAAGATTGATATTGATTCTCCATATTTGACAGGTAGGTACAATGTCTGGTGCATGGATAATCCAGTATTTGATCTCATTATTGGTGAAGTTAGTGAAGCAAGGAATCCTTACGATCCAAATCCAGAGTGGGAGTCCGTTCTTGCAGTAGAAACAAGACAACAgagaagagagaaagaaaagcCTCATCCTCCTCTTAAAGTTCCTGATATTGTGGTAGATGATATTCAACCAGATGATATTCACCGAGAACAAGAGGTTGACCCAATTTTATCTGGTATACGTGAGAATGTAAAGGAGCGTAAAACATCCCCAGATGGAAAGGTTACCTGGTTTTCTAAAAATGGGCTAATGTACAGGGAATTTAAAGGTGACAAAACATACATTCAGCTGATTGTTCCATCAAAATACAGGAATACCGTTATGAGGCTAGCCCATGAATCAATCATGTCAGGACACTTGGCTACCAGTAAGACCATTAACAGAATCCTAACGGAGTTCTACTGGCCTGGAAtgaaatcagaaataaaaagaTTCTGCCGTTCGTGTGATACATGTCAGCGGACGCTACCAAAAGGACGAGTATCCAAAGTTCCTCTAGTCAAAATGCCGTTAATAGACGTTCCATTCAAAAGAGTGGCTGTAGATATTGTGGGACCCTTACATCCACCAGCCGACAAAGGTAATAGATATATTTTGACGCTTGTTGATTATGCATCTAGATACCCAGAAGCAATTGCATTGGCAGGAATCGACACAGAACGCGTTGCCGAAGCCTTGGTTGAGATATTTTCCCGAATAGGTGTCCCCGAAGAAATGCTCACTGATATGGGAAGCCAGTTTACGTCAGCTTTGATGAAGGAAGTAAGCAGGCTTATATCCATGAGACAACTGACCACAACCCCATACCATCCTATATGTAATGGGTTAGTCGAGCGCTTCAATGGAACTCTAAAACAGATgctgaaaaaaatgtgtattgaCCGGCCTAAAGACTGGGACAAATATTTGCCAGCATTACTATTTGCGTATAGAGATGTTCCACAAGATAGTCTTGGGTTTTCACCATTTGATTTAGTATATGCCAGACCTGTAAGGGGGCCAATGACGATCCTGAAGGAACTCTGGACAAAGGAAATCAAGGATCCTGAAATAAAGACAACTTACCAATATGTTCTAGATTTGCGAGACAGACTGGAGTCTACGTGTGAATTAGCACATCGAACCCTTGAGGAATCATCAGCACGatacaagaaaaattatgacaAGAAGACCAGAAGTCGCAGTTTAAAGGCAAGAGAAAAGGTTCTTATTTTGCTCCCGACAGATAGCAACAAACTGCTTATGCAGTGGAAAGGACCATTTGTAGTTCGCAATAAGCTTAACAGAGTTGATTATGAGATTGACGTAAATGGGAAAAGTACGACGTTTCACATCAATCTTTTGAAACAATATGTAGAACGTGATCCAGAAGATGGCAATCTCCTTTCATTAGTCACCGCCGAAACTATCGATGATGAGCAACCAATTGAATATTTCAGCTTTCCAAAGAGTGAGTCATATCTCAATGTTGACACTAACGCTGATCTCCAGGAGAGTCAACAAGAACGCATCCAAGAAGTTTTACGTGAGTATACAGATGTATTCACTGACATCCCCGATTCAACCAATGTATTGAACCATGAGGTGAGAACTACAACAGATAAACCAGTCAGGATTGCTCCCAGACAACTCCCATATTCAATGGTAGAGACT ATTAATGAGATTAGTTCTTCAAGATTTATCAAATGTAGAGAACTTCATCGATGA